A DNA window from Caretta caretta isolate rCarCar2 chromosome 7, rCarCar1.hap1, whole genome shotgun sequence contains the following coding sequences:
- the LOC142068283 gene encoding uncharacterized protein LOC142068283, which produces MSFSGTNLKLERLEEQQLEDPGYQLSLQNQPRGCGDMAAPYPDSDLISQWLRRSVKAKLVEACDLGESSQGDGEVPAKRGLDPESAKDFVWAKRARVENIVCSISSSYRDGGLEEGGSGYGRSRRAQERSQLKQQLEKMREQVFQLQEKLCQIYSGVAQEERSNMGAAWSQEPSRVGASTRHPGEGSRHPGTLAEALKEELGAAMTQVVDTVMQVFARQQPPPEEPPCSYPSDQTEALPLVVRKSLPRAPPELVASTFPQPMAVPPYLAAFKDRAAGEAYWESVSLRTKLSSRHLLQPHCALFQLAEPTDRQLPKSQATETHHGQEPALYRPSISFSSRPGLG; this is translated from the coding sequence ATGTCCTTCTCCGGCACCAATCTCAAGCTGGAGCGGCTagaggagcagcagctggaggacCCCGGCTACCAGCTCAGCCTCCAGAACCAACCTAGGGGCTGTGGGGACATGGCGGCCCCTTACCCTGACAGTGATCTCATTTCCCAATGGCTGCGCAGGAGTGTGAAGGCCAAGCTGGTGGAGGCCTGTGACTTGGGCGAGTCTTCCCAGGGGGACGGGGAGGTCCCGGCGAAGAGGGGTCTGGATCCAGAAAGTGCCAAGGACTTTGTCTGGGCTAAGCGGGCCCGGGTAGAGAACATCGTGTGCAGCATCAGCAGCTCATACCGTGATGGGGGCCTGGAAGAAGGAGGCTCTGGGTATGGCCGCTCCCGCCGGGCCCAGGAGCGGAGCCAGCTCAAGCAGCAGCTGGAGAAGATGCGTGAGCAAGTGTTCCAGCTGCAGGAGAAACTGTGCCAGATCTACAGCGGGGTGGCCCAGGAGGAAAGAAGCAACATGGGGGCAGCCTGGTCCCAggagccaagcagagttggagcCAGCACCCGGCATCCTGGGGAAGGGAGTAGGCACCCTGGCACCCTGGCTGAGGCCCTAAAGGAGGAGCTTGGGGCAGCCATGACCCAGGTGGTGGACACGGTCATGCAGGTGTTTGCCCGCCAGCAACCCCCACCGGAGGAGCCCCCCTGCAGTTACCCAAGTGACCAGACAGAGGCACTGCCCCTAGTGGTGAGGAAGAGCTTGCCCCGTGCCCCCCCAGAGCTGGTGGCCAGCAccttcccccagcccatggcTGTGCCCCCATACCTGGCTGCCTTCAaggacagagcagcaggagagGCCTACTGGGAGAGTGTGAGCCTGCGCACCAAGCTGTCCTCACGCCACCTGCTGCAGCCGCACTGTGCCCTCTTCCAGCTGGCAGAGCCGACTGACCGCCAGCTCCCCAAGAGTCAGGCCACGGAGACGCACCATGGCCAGGAGCCAGCACTCTACAGGCCCTCAATATCCTTTAGTAGCCGGCCAGGACTAGGGTAG